The following coding sequences lie in one Drosophila sulfurigaster albostrigata strain 15112-1811.04 chromosome 2R, ASM2355843v2, whole genome shotgun sequence genomic window:
- the LOC133838659 gene encoding uncharacterized protein LOC133838659, with protein MSKQFLQDFIFSLENQPAVWHAKCEAYKNKNLRNKSWEVLLEKYKKIDEDATIDTVKKKVNSLRTSYRRELQKIRREKSGAGTDDVYQPSLWYFNDLCFLHDTESSVDGITSFDDGQENETPKAPKRKHDESSEFLQKAVAHLDNISAKQPKCEADIYAEKWAAMFKQLSKEQQLFAKKKHRRAPYARADEYADISRGVKHCKYSE; from the exons AtgagcaaacaatttttacaagatttcattttttctctGGAAAATCAGCCTGCTGTATGGCATGCAAAATGCGAggcttataaaaataaaaatttacgaAATAAGTCATGGGAAGTGCTAttggaaaaatataaaaaaatcgaTGAGGACGCCACAATAGAcacagtgaaaaaaaaagttaactCGTTGCGTACGTCATATAGACgagaattgcaaaaaataagaagagaaAAATCTGGCGCTGGAACGGACGATGTGTACCAGCCGAGCCTATGGTACTTCAACGATCTTTGTTTTCTGCATGACACAGAATCCTCGGTCGATGGAATCACCAGTTTTGATGACGGCCAGGAAAATGAAACa ccGAAGGCGCCGAAACGAAAACATGATGAATCATCGGAGTTCCTACAGAAGGCAGTAGCGCACTTGGACAACATCAGCGCAAAGCAACCAAAATGTGAAGCTGACATATATGCTGAAAAATGGGCTGCCATGTTCAAGCAGTTGTCGAAGGAGCAGCAgctttttgccaaaaaaaagcataGACGAGCTCCTTATGCAAGGGCGGATGAATATGCTGACATATCAAGGGGTGTCAAGCATTGCAAATATTccgaataa